One genomic window of Cannabis sativa cultivar Pink pepper isolate KNU-18-1 chromosome 2, ASM2916894v1, whole genome shotgun sequence includes the following:
- the LOC115719273 gene encoding uncharacterized protein LOC115719273 — protein MSILSKLRCITVDVTGTLMAYKGELGDYYCMAAKSVGLPCPDYKRVHEGFKHAYKDMAQKYPCFGYAAKMPNIVWWKTCVRDSFIRAGYDYDEETFEKVFRRIYASFGSSAPYTIFPDSQPFLRWVREQGLQVGIISNAEYRYKEVILPALGLNEGSDWDFGVFSGLEGVEKPDPRIYEIALERAGNLPPEQVLHIGDSMRKDYVPAKSVGMHALLLDRFKTTDAEEWRKSGAIVLPDLMGAKEWLLSDKS, from the exons ATGTCAATTTTGTCAAAATTACGATGTATTACGGTGGATGTAACTGGTACATTGATGGCTTACAAGGGAGAGTTAGGAGACTACTATTGCATGGCAGCCAAATCTGTTGGTCTGCCTTGCCCTGACTATAAACGGGTACATGAGGGCTTCAAACATGCATATAAAGACATGGCTCAAAAGTATCCATGTTTTGGATATGCTGCCAAAATGCCCAACATTGTGTGGTGGAAAACTTGTGTAAGAGACTCATTTATCAGG GCCGGTTATGACTACGATGAAGAGACATTTGAAAAGGTGTTTAGACGCATATATGCTTCATTTGGTTCTTCCGCCCCTTACACCATCTTTCCAGACTCCCAACCATTTTTAAGATGGGTCCGTGAGCAGGGTCTTCAGGTTGGCATTATTAGCAATGCAGAATACCGGTATAAAGAAGTGATTCTTCCAGCATTGGGCCTGAACGAG GGATCTGACTGGGACTTTGGTGTATTTTCTGGTCTCGAAGGCGTTGAGAAACCGGATCCAAGGATTTACGAAATTGCCCTTGAGAGGGCTGGAAATCTTCCTCCAGAACAAGTACTGCATATCGGTGACAGTATGCGGAAAGATTATGTGCCAGCAAAGAGTGTAGGAATGCATGCATTGTTGTTGGATCGATTTAAGACAACTGATGCCGAAGAATGGAGGAAATCTGGCGCAATTGTGCTCCCTGATTTGATGGGAGCAAAAGAATGGCTTCTTTCAGACAAGTCATGA
- the LOC115718452 gene encoding biogenesis of lysosome-related organelles complex 1 subunit 1 isoform X1: MYSPSPLAAARTRVGSSSDVDPGGLESSLLQLVHDHHQSSLRLRQINEKGKKDAIKNAARVSNLLVDAVNGGVQECFVNEKRIELEIRALTATITRFMKQTDQWLTATHAFNSAVKEIGDFENWMKTMEFDCKSVVAAIHNIHQE, translated from the exons ATGTATTCGCCTAGTCCTCTTGCGGCGGCGCGTACGCGCGTGGGATCTTCATCTGACGTCGACCCCGGTGGACTGGAATCTTCTCTTCTGCAATTAGTTCACGATCACCATCAATCCTCTCTCAGACTTCGTCAAATTAATG AGAAGGGGAAGAAGGACGCGATCAAGAACGCCGCTAGGGTTTCGAATCTATTGGTGGACGCAGTAAATGGTGGGGTTCAAGAATGCTTTGTTAACGAGAAGCGAATTGAGCTTGAAATCAGGGCTTTGACTGCCACCATTACTCGATTCATGAAGCAGACCGATCAATGGCTCACTGCCACCCACGCTTTTAATAGCGCCGTTAAG GAAATCGGAGACTTTGAGAATTGGATGAAAACCATGGAATTTGATTGTAAAAGTGTTGTTGCAGCTATCCACAATATTCATCAAGAATGA
- the LOC115718452 gene encoding biogenesis of lysosome-related organelles complex 1 subunit 1 isoform X2: protein MGKKDAIKNAARVSNLLVDAVNGGVQECFVNEKRIELEIRALTATITRFMKQTDQWLTATHAFNSAVKEIGDFENWMKTMEFDCKSVVAAIHNIHQE from the exons ATG GGGAAGAAGGACGCGATCAAGAACGCCGCTAGGGTTTCGAATCTATTGGTGGACGCAGTAAATGGTGGGGTTCAAGAATGCTTTGTTAACGAGAAGCGAATTGAGCTTGAAATCAGGGCTTTGACTGCCACCATTACTCGATTCATGAAGCAGACCGATCAATGGCTCACTGCCACCCACGCTTTTAATAGCGCCGTTAAG GAAATCGGAGACTTTGAGAATTGGATGAAAACCATGGAATTTGATTGTAAAAGTGTTGTTGCAGCTATCCACAATATTCATCAAGAATGA
- the LOC133034367 gene encoding uncharacterized protein LOC133034367: MDWNFLERWLNCLFFPAKFVNSIMTCLKGTSYNLMMNGRLQGKFKDKKGLKQGDPISPLLFVLVMEFLTRRLLQESNEGTSQVVNHLKVALNDFSKNETTKNEISRLIGLEEGRVPLKYLGVPMRPTKWRMEDCGVIVDKIKKRLHLWATRHLSYAGRLQLIHAVLLGLRNYWMNIFSLPQSVIKEIEKHYRLFLWGQYGNRSKIHLGSWEKGVDIWTYKLVQDSS, from the exons ATGGATTGGAACTTCTTAGAAAGATGGCTGAATTGCCTCTTCTTCCCTGCTAAGTTTGTTAATTCGATTATGACATGTTTAAAAGGAACATCTTATAATCTAATGATGAATGGTAGGCTTCAAGGCAAGTTCAAAGACAAAAAAGGGCTCAAACAAGGGGATCCAATCTCGCCTCTCTTGTTTGTGTTGGTTATGGAATTTCTTACTAGAAGGTTGCTGCAAGAGTCTAATGAAG GTACAAGTCAGGTTGTTAACCACTTGAAGGTTGCTTTGAATGATTTTAGTAAGA ATGAGACAACCAAGAATGAGATATCCAGATTGATTGGCCTTGAGGAAGGTAGGGTCCCTCTAAAATACTTAGGGGTGCCTATGAGACCTACCAAATGGAGAATGGAAGATTGTGGAGTCATTGTGGACAAGATTAAAAAGAGACTGCATTTGTGGGCTACGAGGCATCTTTCTTATGCAGGTAGGCTCCAACTTATACATGCTGTATTACTTGGTTTGAGAAATTATTGGATGAACATTTTTTCTCTTCCCCAAAGTGTAATCAAGGAGATTGAGAAGCACTATAGATTGTTTCTCTGGGGTCAGTATGGGAATCGAAGTAAAATTCATTTAGGCTCTTGGGAGAAG GGAGTTGACATTTGGACCTACAAGCTTGTCCAGGATTCTAGTTGA
- the LOC115720664 gene encoding cationic peroxidase 1 codes for MALKSLHLSNVNISFKRPLLCLFVFVVVLVVNFKMGSADDQLSTDFYNSTCSKALSTIKAVVIKAVVKEHRMGASLLRLHFHDCFVNGCDASILLDDSSSINGEKTSAPNVDSVRGFDVIDTIKSKLETLCPGVVSCADILAVAARDSVVLLGGPSWKVELGRRDSTNASFTAANTQLPSSILDLDDLITTFSLKGFTEKELVALSGAHTTGEARCVMFRNRIYNETNIDSSLATSLKTNCSLSTDDDDKLSSLDNKSHVIFDNGYYKNLVEKKGLLHSDQQLFSGGSTDSLVTTYSEDADQFYNDFANAMIKMGQLSPLTGTNGQIRTNCRKPN; via the exons ATGGCGTTGAAGTCATTACACTTATCCAATGTTAATATTTCCTTTAAAAGACCATTACTATGCTTATTTGTGTTTGTAGTTGTACTTGTTGTCAACTTCAAAATGGGTTCTGCTGATGATCAGTTGTCCACAGATTTCTACAACTCAACATGTTCAAAAGCGCTCTCCACCATCAAAGCCGTCGTAATAAAGGCAGTCGTCAAGGAACACCGAATGGGAGCCTCCTTGCTCCGCCTTCACTTCCATGACTGCTTTGTTAAT GGCTGTGATGCATCTATTCTATTAGATGACAGTTCAAGCATCAATGGAGAGAAGACATCAGCACCAAATGTAGACTCAGTGAGAGGTTTCGATGTAATTGACACTATAAAGTCTAAACTCGAAACTCTTTGCCCTGGGGTCGTTTCTTGTGCAGATATACTAGCCGTTGCAGCTCGTGATTCTGTTGTTCTA ttgggGGGCCCTTCTTGGAAAGTTGAGTTAGGAAGAAGAGACTCGACTAATGCAAGTTTCACTGCTGCAAATACCCAACTCCCATCTTCAATATTAGATCTTGATGATCTCATAACTACTTTCTCACTCAAGGGATTCACAGAAAAAGAACTCGTTGCTCTTTCag GAGCTCATACAACAGGAGAAGCTAGGTGTGTTATGTTCCGAAACAGAATCTACAATGAGACTAATATTGATTCTTCATTGGCAACATCTTTGAAAACAAACTGCAGTTTAAGCACAGATGATGATGACAAGCTTTCTTCACTTGACAACAAAAGCCATGTTATATTCGATAATGGTTATTACAAGAATTTGGTAGAGAAGAaagggcttttacattcagatcAGCAACTCTTTAGTGGGGGCTCAACAGATTCTCTTGTCACCACTTACAGTGAAGATGCTGATCAGTTTTATAACGATTTTGCCAATGCTATGATCAAAATGGGCCAACTTAGCCCCCTAACTGGGACCAATGGTCAGATTCGTACCAATTGCAGGAAACCtaactaa